In Capsicum annuum cultivar UCD-10X-F1 unplaced genomic scaffold, UCD10Xv1.1 ctg2830, whole genome shotgun sequence, one genomic interval encodes:
- the LOC124890987 gene encoding uncharacterized protein LOC124890987, giving the protein MPEYAKYLRDLVANKVKLQDVEAVALTEEYSFVVTQKMPKKLKDPGKPSSVLWQLANGTIAHPEEVIEDALKKADEQVPINLGYPFLVTGEDLIDVREGAKCRVVVSIPQKTSSNTLIEHPKPQLPKPDMMQIEEPEKAKV; this is encoded by the exons atgcctgagtatgctaagtacttaagGGATTTGGTTGCTAATAAAGTTAAGCTGCAGGATGTGGAGGCAGTAGCACTCACAGAGGAGTATAGTTTTGTAGTTACTCAAAAAATGCCGAAAAAGCTAAAGGACCCTGGGAA ACCGAGCTCTGTGTTGTGGCAACTGGCAAACGGGACCATAGCCCATCCTGAAGAAGTGATAGAGGATGCCCTCaaaaag gCAGATGAACAGGTACCAATCAACTTGGGATATCCATTTTTAGTGACAGGAGAAGATCTAATTGATGTGAGAGAGG GGGCTAAGTGTAGGGTGGTGGTGTCTAttccacaaaagacctcttcTAATACCCTCATTGAGCACCCTAAGCCACAACTACCTAAACCAGATATGATGCAGATTGaagagcctgaaaaggctaaagtttaG
- the LOC107858584 gene encoding ras-related protein RABF2a isoform X1 has translation MATSRNKNMNAKLVLLGDVGAGKSSLVLRFVKGQFIEFQESTIGAAFFSQTVALNDATVKFEIWDTAGQERYHSLAPMYYRGAAAAIIVYDITNQESFERAKKWVQELQAQAPGNSNMVMALTGNKADLLDARKVAAEVSKGRVTDSFNYKSKMAS, from the exons ATGGCAACAAGTCGAAACAAGAATATGAACGCCAAATTG GTGCTCCTTGGAGATGTTGGAGCTGGAAAATCTAGTCTAGTTCTACGTTTTGTTAAAGGACAATTTATTGAATTTCAG GAATCAACCATAGGTGCTGCATTTTTCTCCCAAACAGTAGCTCTAAATGATGCAACTGTAAAATTCGAAATATGGGATACAGCAGGTCAAGAGAGATACCACAGTCTAGCTCCAATGTATTACAGAGGAGCTGCAGCTGCTATAATTGTTTATGATATAACAAATCAA GAATCATTTGAGAGAGCAAAAAAGTGGGTTCAGGAGCTTCAAGCACAAG CCCCAGGTAATTCAAATATGGTGATGGCACTTACTGGAAATAAGGCAGATTTGTTAGATGCAAGAAAAGTTGCTGCTGAG GTATCTAAGGGTCGGGTGACTGATAGTTTCAACTACAAGTCCAAGATGGCCAGTTGA
- the LOC107858584 gene encoding ras-related protein RABF2a isoform X2, translating into MATSRNKNMNAKLVLLGDVGAGKSSLVLRFVKGQFIEFQESTIGAAFFSQTVALNDATVKFEIWDTAGQERYHSLAPMYYRGAAAAIIVYDITNQESFERAKKWVQELQAQGNSNMVMALTGNKADLLDARKVAAEVSKGRVTDSFNYKSKMAS; encoded by the exons ATGGCAACAAGTCGAAACAAGAATATGAACGCCAAATTG GTGCTCCTTGGAGATGTTGGAGCTGGAAAATCTAGTCTAGTTCTACGTTTTGTTAAAGGACAATTTATTGAATTTCAG GAATCAACCATAGGTGCTGCATTTTTCTCCCAAACAGTAGCTCTAAATGATGCAACTGTAAAATTCGAAATATGGGATACAGCAGGTCAAGAGAGATACCACAGTCTAGCTCCAATGTATTACAGAGGAGCTGCAGCTGCTATAATTGTTTATGATATAACAAATCAA GAATCATTTGAGAGAGCAAAAAAGTGGGTTCAGGAGCTTCAAGCACAAG GTAATTCAAATATGGTGATGGCACTTACTGGAAATAAGGCAGATTTGTTAGATGCAAGAAAAGTTGCTGCTGAG GTATCTAAGGGTCGGGTGACTGATAGTTTCAACTACAAGTCCAAGATGGCCAGTTGA